Genomic window (Asticcacaulis excentricus CB 48):
GACCCGCCTCCACATCAAAGATGGGAAGGTATGAAATATGCCAAACTCCGGCGACGGGCCGCCCCGAGCCGGAGTTTGTCGATTCCAATCCCCACGTCCTGACCGTCAGATCAGGACGTGAAAGTCGTTAGATCCACTCGACCTTGAGGATTTCGTAGGCCTTGACGCCGGCAGGGGTGTTAACCTCCACAACGTCGCCCACTTCCTTGCCGATCATGGCACGCGATAAGGGCGAGCTAAGCGAGATACGCCCTGCCTTGACGTCGGCTTCGTGCTCGCCGACGACCTGATAGCGGCCTTCTTCCTCGGTGTCCTCATCGACCACGGTGACGGTCGCGCCGAACTTGATCTGGTTCCCCGACAGCTTCGAAACGTCGATCACCTGAGCGCGGCTGATCTTGTCCTCGATCTCCGCGATCTGACCTTCGATCCAGCCCTGACGTTCCTTCGCCGCGTGATATTCCGCGTTTTCCGACAGGTCGCCGTGCGAACGCGCTTCGGCAATCGCCGCTATAACGGCGGGACGTTCCACCGACTTCAAACGCTTGAGTTCGTCGTCAAGGCTTTGGTAGCCCGCGACGGTCATCGGCACTTTTTCCATGTGCGATTGTTTCTGAAACGCCCTGAGTGAAAGACAATAGAGCCGACGACGGTCGAGGGCGCCTGCGACCGGCCGGAAAACCTGTGTTGGAACTTAAGCCGCGCGCCGGACGCTATTTCGGAGCACCCTTGCAGGACGGGGCACGCTTCATAGCGCAAAACGCACGAAAAAACAAATCTTGTTTCAGATAGGCATTCAAGGGCCGGTATAAAGCCCCCATTGCGATATTTTCAGGCGTTTAAGGTCCTCTCGCACGGTTCTGCCGGGGGAGGGAGGATCGCTGACGACGAACGACACCCGCACCTGTCCGGACACGCCCGCCGGCACAGCCAGACTATGCGTCGTAGGTTTTTTGTTTAGGAGCAGTGACGCCACTTTTACATCGTTGATGAAGACCGTCACCTGCGACGGGCGGCGCGTATTGAGCGTCAGGCGCACCTGTTTTGCGGCGCTGGCATCTATCTCAGTGGGCACGGGGAAGACGGCGCGGCTGCCGCGTGACCAGATACCAGCCTCTTCCGGCAGGGCCCAGTCTGCGCCGAAACCACAGGCCGTCGGCTTGTCGCGTGCGACGGTCTGCATCACATTCAGAGGCATCCTCGGATAGACCGGTGTACGACCGACTGAGGTGGCGGAGAGCGGCGGCAGAATCCAGTAGCCGTCAAGCTCACGCAGACGCGCCCGCAGGGCCGGCGGCGGCGGACAGGGATTGAGATAGACATAGAGCTGATCGGGGGCGGCTTCGCCTGCCAGGAAGCGGGCGTAACTCGCCATTTCCACAGCCTGCTGGCGGACGTCCGGACGAGCTGCGTACATGGTGGTGACAGGCACCTTTGCCGAAACCGCGCGGTACGCTACGTTATAAAAACGCTGCGTATCGATGTGCGGATCGGGTGGGACGAAATTGACCCGCGAACTGGCGGCGATCAGTGGGCTCCATTGCGGACTTTGCGCGACGCTAAAGATGGTTCGGTCAGACGCACGCGCTGTCAATCCTTTGACATGCGAGGCAAACGCGCCAAGTTCGACGAGCTGCAGACCGACAACGAGCCCCAGCAGCAGGTTCCGTTTCGGAGCGCGATAGATGACCAGAAGACTTAAGAAAACCAGTGCGTAGGCGACAGGCCAGAATAGGCGGCCTGAGGCGCGAATAACGCCGAGTGCGGGGACGGCGGCGTCTGGTAAGGGAATATCGATCAGGGTTTTGCCGAAAATCTGGATCTTGGTCGAGATGGCCAGCACGGTCAGAACGATCAGCACCCACTTCAGGGTGCGGACGCGTTCAAAGGCCTGAGTGGTGACTTCGCCGGTGTCTCGGTTGTCGGTCTCGGTCGGTAAGGATGTGTTCACCCCCAGCTTGCGGGTGCGCCGGGTCAGCCACCAGGCCACCCCGATCAGCACCAAAACCCCCACGCCCAGATACTGAAAACCCTCAAAAGCCTGACGGGGCTCCTGCTTCGGCAGGAAGGACAGAAAGCCGGGCAGTCCAGACGGATTGAATGGCCCATCAAGCCCCATCGAATATGTGCCAAAACCGTCGCCTCCCGGGCTGGTGCCGGAAAACGCCCCACCCGCCCACAGCGCGATCAGACACAAGGTGGCGCTCATACCTGCGGCGGCGGCCTGCCTGATCAAGGCCTTCGGGTCGCGCGTGCGGCGTATAATCTGCAAGGCCTGCCATTGATCGGCGGCCCAGATAAATAGACACATGATCAAAAGATACGGATGGATTAGAGAGGCCAGGGTCAGATTTGCAGCCCAGCCGATCGCCTTGCCGCGAGGGGTTTCGACAGCGAAGAAGATGTAAAGCGACCACAGGATCAGCCAGTGCGCAAACAGGGTGTCATGCCCGATGCGATTGTAGAAGGTTGGCAGCAGGCACAAGAGCAGCGCGCCCGCCAGGGCACTCCAGGCGCCCGGCGCGTAGCGTTCCATAAGGCGCAGGGCAAAGACGTACTGCAAACATAGGCATAGGAGGAACCAGGGTCCGATGAACTGAAAATCATCGGGCAGCCATGGACTGATCAGTTTCAGAGGCAGGGAAAAAAGCGGATTGGAGTCCGTATAGAGAATACTCAGGCCGGTGGGATGCGCCAGAAGGTCCTGATGATTGAAGCCATCGGCCCCGTTGCGGTATGCGTGCCAGCCCA
Coding sequences:
- the greA gene encoding transcription elongation factor GreA; amino-acid sequence: MEKVPMTVAGYQSLDDELKRLKSVERPAVIAAIAEARSHGDLSENAEYHAAKERQGWIEGQIAEIEDKISRAQVIDVSKLSGNQIKFGATVTVVDEDTEEEGRYQVVGEHEADVKAGRISLSSPLSRAMIGKEVGDVVEVNTPAGVKAYEILKVEWI
- a CDS encoding DUF6311 domain-containing protein, coding for MSGKDKTLRKSQIARALPFDRPENEMPDSPNPSYYRLALFGTPVLLFLLFFNPAILDPTNVGWAMQGDWGQHFLGWHAYRNGADGFNHQDLLAHPTGLSILYTDSNPLFSLPLKLISPWLPDDFQFIGPWFLLCLCLQYVFALRLMERYAPGAWSALAGALLLCLLPTFYNRIGHDTLFAHWLILWSLYIFFAVETPRGKAIGWAANLTLASLIHPYLLIMCLFIWAADQWQALQIIRRTRDPKALIRQAAAAGMSATLCLIALWAGGAFSGTSPGGDGFGTYSMGLDGPFNPSGLPGFLSFLPKQEPRQAFEGFQYLGVGVLVLIGVAWWLTRRTRKLGVNTSLPTETDNRDTGEVTTQAFERVRTLKWVLIVLTVLAISTKIQIFGKTLIDIPLPDAAVPALGVIRASGRLFWPVAYALVFLSLLVIYRAPKRNLLLGLVVGLQLVELGAFASHVKGLTARASDRTIFSVAQSPQWSPLIAASSRVNFVPPDPHIDTQRFYNVAYRAVSAKVPVTTMYAARPDVRQQAVEMASYARFLAGEAAPDQLYVYLNPCPPPPALRARLRELDGYWILPPLSATSVGRTPVYPRMPLNVMQTVARDKPTACGFGADWALPEEAGIWSRGSRAVFPVPTEIDASAAKQVRLTLNTRRPSQVTVFINDVKVASLLLNKKPTTHSLAVPAGVSGQVRVSFVVSDPPSPGRTVREDLKRLKISQWGLYTGP